One Mycolicibacterium goodii genomic region harbors:
- a CDS encoding alpha/beta hydrolase yields MRRWFAVIAIVALVTIGLLAALWSTQRRLVYFPSPGPVPSAATVLPGGRDVELTTADGIRLGAWYFPGPRRSAVLVLNGNAGDRSMRAPLAVALNRMGLPVLLFDYRGYGGNPGRPTEAGLAADARAAQEWLAASPGVDRVAYFGESLGAAVAVGLAVDKPPAALVLRSPFTSLADVGAVHYPWLPVRWLLLDRYPSIERIPSVTAPLLVIAGGRDDIVPTALSRRLYDAATASKHWLLVPGAGHNDPVFLDGRQLIAELEHFLSTTGMT; encoded by the coding sequence ATGCGCCGGTGGTTTGCCGTCATCGCTATCGTCGCGCTCGTGACGATCGGCCTGCTGGCCGCGCTGTGGTCTACGCAGCGTCGGCTGGTCTACTTCCCGTCGCCCGGCCCGGTGCCGTCGGCCGCGACCGTATTGCCCGGCGGCCGGGACGTCGAGCTGACCACTGCTGACGGAATCCGATTGGGGGCCTGGTATTTTCCGGGCCCGCGCCGGTCAGCGGTGTTGGTGCTCAACGGCAACGCCGGCGACCGGTCGATGCGGGCGCCGTTGGCGGTCGCGCTGAACCGGATGGGGTTGCCGGTGTTGCTGTTCGACTACCGCGGCTACGGCGGCAACCCGGGCCGTCCGACCGAGGCCGGACTGGCCGCCGACGCGCGGGCGGCGCAGGAATGGTTGGCCGCTTCGCCGGGTGTCGATCGTGTCGCCTACTTCGGTGAGTCGCTCGGCGCGGCGGTAGCGGTCGGGCTTGCGGTTGACAAGCCCCCGGCTGCGTTGGTGTTGCGGTCACCGTTCACCTCGCTGGCCGACGTCGGAGCAGTGCACTACCCGTGGCTGCCCGTGCGTTGGCTGTTGCTGGACCGGTATCCGTCGATCGAGCGGATCCCGTCGGTGACCGCACCGCTGCTGGTCATTGCCGGCGGTCGCGACGACATTGTGCCGACTGCGCTGAGCCGGCGGCTCTACGACGCGGCCACAGCGTCCAAGCATTGGCTGCTGGTGCCGGGTGCCGGGCACAATGACCCGGTGTTTCTGGATGGGCGGCAGCTGATC
- a CDS encoding TRAP transporter permease yields MGEREISQDPGEVAAPAAYEDEKPARQLSGWVGHAVAAGCVLLGLSAVYQVFFPLAQGNQFSLILFLAAVLPLTLLCYRSGLALPARWRRGREPQPEQQPRDNPTPLDWVLAAVALAACLYPVLPFEIGDGGGGFNEFLGRQGSPGMVDVLVGSIVLLLVLEACRRTTGAALPIVCLLALGYAYYGGYLPQGAAIAHAGVDWEQIVSSSFLQSTGLYGVPLDVAATYIVLFTIYGAVLDASGASRFFINLSFAAFRRSRAAPGRTVTLAGFLLGSVSGSGTATAVSLGSVCWPVLRKAGYPKENAGGMLAAAGIGAILSPPTLGAAAFIIAEYLGVPYLTVLVWAVAPTLLYYLGILLAVEIDARRYGTREIEVAATSAWRLLGRFGYHLASLVLIVVLLAMDVSAVRAVVYATAAAIVLSFLDREHRLTPARLYNALATGVRGVLSVAAVCAAAGVVAAMITRTGLGLQLNSILVNTARSIAENPTAVLILTAIFAALAVSVLGLAVPVTASFVIAWVIIGPALQDLGVAAPAVAMFVFYFAVLSEVTPPTALASVAASAITGGRVIATMMQACKYALPAFLVPFAFVLTDNGQGLIGLRSFPDAVWSTAVVALAVAALAVLTGGWMIRRAGWPERVLCAPAAALLLYLQPLTIAVGAGLLTFAVALHLILTRLRDPESRLSVTPGT; encoded by the coding sequence GTGGGCGAACGCGAGATTTCGCAGGACCCCGGTGAGGTGGCGGCACCTGCCGCCTACGAGGACGAGAAGCCCGCACGGCAACTGAGCGGGTGGGTTGGGCACGCGGTGGCGGCGGGTTGTGTGCTGCTGGGCCTGTCGGCGGTGTACCAGGTGTTCTTCCCGTTGGCGCAGGGCAACCAGTTCTCGCTGATCCTGTTTCTCGCGGCGGTGCTGCCGTTGACGCTGCTGTGTTATCGCTCCGGTCTGGCATTGCCCGCGCGGTGGCGTCGCGGCCGTGAACCGCAACCGGAGCAGCAACCCCGGGACAACCCGACCCCGCTCGACTGGGTGCTCGCCGCGGTGGCGCTGGCCGCGTGCCTGTACCCGGTGTTGCCGTTCGAGATCGGCGACGGGGGAGGTGGTTTCAACGAGTTCCTCGGCAGGCAGGGCTCGCCGGGCATGGTCGACGTGCTGGTGGGCTCGATCGTGTTGCTGCTGGTACTCGAGGCGTGCCGGCGCACCACGGGCGCGGCACTGCCGATCGTGTGTCTGCTCGCACTGGGTTACGCCTACTACGGCGGCTATCTGCCGCAGGGGGCGGCGATCGCACACGCCGGGGTGGATTGGGAGCAGATCGTCAGCTCGTCGTTCCTGCAGTCCACCGGGTTGTACGGGGTGCCTTTGGATGTCGCGGCGACCTACATCGTGTTGTTCACGATCTACGGCGCCGTGCTCGACGCCTCCGGCGCCAGCCGGTTCTTCATCAACCTGTCGTTCGCGGCGTTCCGCCGGTCGCGGGCCGCGCCGGGTCGGACGGTGACGCTGGCCGGTTTCCTGCTGGGCAGCGTGTCGGGTTCGGGCACGGCGACTGCGGTGAGTCTGGGCTCGGTGTGCTGGCCGGTGCTGCGAAAAGCCGGTTATCCCAAGGAGAACGCGGGCGGGATGCTGGCCGCCGCGGGTATCGGCGCGATCCTGTCCCCGCCGACGCTTGGTGCGGCGGCGTTCATCATCGCCGAATACCTCGGTGTGCCGTATCTGACCGTGCTGGTGTGGGCGGTCGCGCCGACCCTGCTGTACTACCTCGGTATCCTGCTGGCCGTCGAGATCGACGCACGCCGTTACGGCACAAGGGAAATCGAGGTCGCCGCGACGTCGGCGTGGCGTCTGCTGGGTCGGTTCGGCTACCACCTCGCCTCACTGGTGCTGATCGTGGTGTTGCTGGCCATGGATGTCTCGGCGGTTCGCGCGGTGGTGTACGCCACGGCCGCGGCGATCGTGCTGTCGTTCCTGGATCGTGAACACCGCCTCACCCCGGCACGGCTCTACAACGCGTTGGCGACGGGGGTCCGCGGGGTGCTTTCGGTCGCGGCTGTCTGCGCGGCTGCCGGTGTGGTCGCGGCGATGATCACCCGAACCGGACTCGGGCTGCAGTTGAACTCCATCCTGGTCAATACGGCCCGGTCCATTGCCGAGAACCCCACGGCCGTCCTGATTCTCACGGCGATCTTCGCCGCGCTGGCGGTGTCGGTGCTCGGGTTGGCGGTGCCGGTCACCGCCTCGTTTGTGATCGCGTGGGTGATCATCGGGCCCGCGTTGCAGGATCTCGGTGTCGCGGCACCGGCCGTGGCCATGTTCGTGTTCTACTTCGCGGTCCTGTCGGAGGTGACGCCGCCGACGGCACTGGCCTCGGTTGCCGCGTCGGCCATCACCGGCGGCCGCGTGATCGCCACGATGATGCAGGCCTGCAAGTACGCACTGCCTGCGTTCCTGGTGCCGTTCGCGTTCGTGTTGACCGACAACGGTCAGGGCCTGATCGGGCTGCGGTCGTTCCCCGATGCGGTGTGGTCGACTGCGGTGGTGGCACTGGCCGTCGCGGCTCTCGCGGTCCTGACCGGCGGCTGGATGATCCGGCGCGCGGGCTGGCCCGAGCGCGTGCTGTGCGCGCCGGCGGCGGCCCTGCTGCTGTATCTGCAACCGCTGACGATCGCGGTGGGGGCGGGCCTCCTGACGTTCGCGGTGGCGCTGCACCTCATCCTGACGCGGTTGCGCGACCCCGAAAGTCGGCTCAGCGTGACTCCAGGTACGTGA
- a CDS encoding response regulator transcription factor, translated as MRCLIVDDSASFRTAAATMLDSGGVEVVGVASNSAEAMVFCRELRPDVVLVDIALGAESGFDLTEELHRDISPAPPAVILISTYDEQDLAEMIASSPAVGFVPKFALSVPAIEDLLARI; from the coding sequence ATGCGTTGTCTCATCGTCGATGACAGTGCGAGTTTTCGCACGGCTGCCGCCACGATGCTCGACAGTGGCGGGGTCGAGGTCGTCGGCGTGGCATCCAACAGTGCCGAAGCGATGGTCTTCTGCCGCGAACTGCGACCCGACGTGGTCCTGGTGGACATCGCACTCGGCGCCGAGAGCGGATTCGATCTCACCGAGGAACTGCACCGCGACATCTCGCCCGCGCCACCCGCGGTGATCCTGATCTCGACGTACGACGAGCAGGACCTGGCCGAGATGATCGCATCGAGTCCCGCGGTCGGGTTCGTGCCGAAGTTCGCGTTGTCGGTGCCTGCCATCGAGGACCTGCTCGCCAGGATCTGA
- a CDS encoding MFS transporter: MMVASDTHPPARSGAAETRRAIWNTIRGSSGNLVEWYDVYVYTVFATYFEKQFFAESDENSTVYVYAIFAVTFLTRPLGSWFFGRFADRRGRRAALTFSVSLMALCSLIIAIVPSREVIGAAAPVILILCRLVQGFATGGEYGTSATYMSEAATRERRGFFSSFQYVTLVGGHVLAQFTLLIILTVFTTDQVHDFGWRIGFAIGGVAAIVVFWLRRTMDESLSDEQLEAVKAGKDKSSGSLGELVTRYWKALLMCFLITLGGTIAFYTYSVNAPAIVKTTYKDQAMTATWINLIGLIFLMLLQPVGGLISDKVGRKPLLLWFGFGGLIYTYILITYLPQTHSAVMSFLLVAGGYVILTGYTSINAVVKAELFPSHIRALGVGVGYALANSLVGGTAPVIYQALKERDQVPLFIGYVTVCIGISLAVYLFFLKNKSETYLDREKGAAFVR; this comes from the coding sequence ATGATGGTTGCCAGCGACACCCACCCGCCGGCACGATCCGGCGCTGCGGAAACCCGCCGCGCGATCTGGAACACGATCCGCGGATCGTCGGGCAACCTCGTCGAGTGGTACGACGTGTACGTCTACACGGTGTTCGCGACGTACTTCGAGAAGCAGTTCTTCGCCGAATCCGACGAGAACTCGACGGTCTACGTCTACGCGATCTTCGCGGTCACCTTCCTGACCCGGCCACTTGGCTCATGGTTCTTCGGACGGTTCGCCGACCGCCGCGGCAGGCGCGCCGCGCTGACGTTCAGCGTGTCGCTGATGGCGCTGTGCTCGCTGATCATCGCCATCGTCCCGTCCCGCGAGGTGATCGGTGCCGCGGCACCGGTGATCCTGATCCTGTGCCGACTGGTGCAGGGCTTCGCGACCGGCGGCGAGTACGGCACGTCGGCCACCTACATGTCGGAGGCCGCGACCCGCGAGCGACGCGGCTTCTTCTCGTCGTTCCAGTACGTCACTCTCGTGGGCGGCCACGTGCTCGCGCAGTTCACGCTGCTGATCATCCTCACCGTGTTCACCACCGACCAGGTGCACGATTTCGGCTGGCGCATCGGCTTCGCGATCGGCGGCGTCGCCGCCATCGTGGTGTTCTGGCTGCGCCGCACCATGGACGAGTCGCTGAGCGACGAACAACTCGAAGCGGTCAAGGCGGGCAAGGACAAGAGCTCGGGCTCGCTGGGCGAGCTGGTCACGCGGTACTGGAAAGCCCTGCTGATGTGCTTCCTGATCACCCTCGGCGGCACCATCGCGTTCTACACCTACAGCGTCAACGCGCCTGCCATCGTCAAGACCACCTACAAGGATCAGGCGATGACCGCGACCTGGATCAACCTCATCGGGCTCATCTTCCTGATGCTGCTGCAGCCGGTCGGCGGGCTCATCAGCGACAAGGTGGGCCGCAAGCCGCTGCTGCTGTGGTTCGGCTTCGGCGGCCTGATCTACACCTACATCCTGATCACCTACCTGCCGCAGACCCACTCGGCCGTCATGTCGTTCCTTCTGGTCGCGGGTGGCTACGTCATCCTCACCGGATACACCTCGATCAACGCGGTCGTGAAGGCCGAACTGTTCCCGTCGCACATCCGCGCGCTCGGCGTCGGCGTCGGCTACGCGCTGGCCAACTCACTGGTCGGCGGCACCGCACCGGTGATCTACCAGGCTCTCAAGGAACGCGACCAGGTGCCGCTGTTCATCGGTTACGTGACGGTGTGCATCGGAATCTCGTTGGCGGTCTACCTGTTCTTCCTCAAGAACAAGTCCGAGACGTACCTGGACCGCGAAAAGGGCGCGGCGTTCGTTCGCTAG
- a CDS encoding 1,4-dihydroxy-2-naphthoate polyprenyltransferase, with product MASFAQWIEGARPRTLPNAVSPVIAGTGAAAWLDAAVWWKALLALVVALALIVGVNFANDYSDGIRGTDDVRSGPLRLVGSKLASPRAVLTAAIASLAVGAVAGLVLAVVSAPWLIAVGAVCIAGAWLYTGGRKPYGYLGLGEVAVFVFFGLVAVLGTQYTQALRVDWVGLALAVAMGSLSSAVLVANNLRDIPTDAQSGKITLAVRLGDARTRVLFQVLLAVALLLTLVLIVATPWAAAGLLALPLALRAASPVRRGLGGKDLIPVLRDTGLTMLVWALAVAIALSLS from the coding sequence GTGGCCAGTTTCGCGCAGTGGATCGAAGGCGCCCGCCCCCGCACGTTGCCGAACGCCGTGTCCCCGGTGATCGCCGGCACCGGCGCGGCGGCCTGGCTGGACGCCGCCGTGTGGTGGAAAGCGTTGCTGGCACTGGTGGTCGCGCTGGCATTGATCGTCGGCGTCAACTTCGCCAACGACTACTCCGACGGCATCCGCGGCACCGACGACGTGCGCTCGGGACCGCTGCGACTGGTCGGTTCGAAGCTCGCGTCCCCGCGCGCGGTGCTCACGGCGGCGATCGCGAGCCTGGCGGTCGGCGCGGTGGCCGGGCTGGTGCTGGCCGTGGTCAGCGCGCCGTGGTTGATCGCCGTCGGCGCCGTCTGCATCGCAGGCGCGTGGCTGTACACCGGCGGCAGGAAGCCCTACGGCTATCTGGGCCTGGGCGAGGTGGCGGTGTTCGTCTTCTTCGGCCTGGTGGCGGTGCTCGGCACGCAGTACACGCAAGCGCTGCGGGTGGACTGGGTCGGCCTGGCCCTCGCGGTCGCGATGGGCTCACTGTCGTCGGCCGTGCTGGTGGCCAACAATCTGCGAGACATCCCCACCGACGCGCAATCCGGCAAGATCACGCTGGCCGTTCGTCTCGGCGACGCCCGCACGCGCGTGCTGTTTCAAGTTCTGCTCGCGGTCGCGCTGCTGCTGACCCTCGTACTGATCGTCGCGACGCCGTGGGCCGCGGCCGGCCTGCTGGCGCTGCCCCTGGCGCTGCGTGCGGCGTCGCCCGTGCGCCGCGGGCTCGGCGGCAAAGACCTGATCCCCGTCCTGCGTGACACCGGCCTGACGATGCTGGTGTGGGCATTGGCGGTGGCCATCGCGCTGTCGCTCTCCTGA
- a CDS encoding TAXI family TRAP transporter solute-binding subunit, with translation MGIHGRAPVTSKTSTGTTVRVGAALGAILLLLTACGGQRSDSNGAASAEPTECEVTADARLSIATGNTTGVYYTLGGAYAEAISRATDGKLKATAAETSASLQNIQQLVAGTHQIAFSLADTAADAVNGTASFSEKQPIAALTRLYPNYTQVIARTDAGINTIADMRGKRVSTGAPNSGTEVIANRMLEAAGLSPADVQAQRTELGKTVEGMKDGSIDAMFWSGGLPTSGITDLIVSRRDQVKFIDVTDTLDRLKEINPIYEQGVIPAATYQTPADVPTVVVPNVLLVKDDMDGNTACVLTKALYEHKDDLVKANKAAEGIVLETAGETEPVPLHPGAKKALDELGAAR, from the coding sequence ATGGGGATTCACGGTAGGGCACCGGTCACTTCGAAGACGTCGACGGGCACGACCGTTCGGGTGGGAGCCGCACTGGGCGCAATCTTGTTGCTGCTGACCGCTTGTGGAGGTCAACGGTCGGACAGCAACGGTGCGGCGTCGGCCGAACCGACCGAATGCGAGGTCACCGCCGACGCGCGGCTCAGCATCGCCACCGGTAACACCACCGGTGTGTACTACACGCTCGGTGGCGCGTACGCCGAGGCGATCAGCCGGGCCACCGACGGCAAACTCAAGGCCACCGCGGCCGAGACGTCGGCGTCGCTGCAGAACATCCAGCAACTCGTCGCGGGCACCCATCAGATCGCGTTCTCGTTGGCCGACACGGCTGCCGACGCCGTCAACGGCACCGCGTCGTTCAGCGAGAAACAGCCCATCGCGGCGCTCACGCGTCTGTACCCGAACTACACGCAGGTGATCGCGCGGACCGATGCCGGGATCAACACGATCGCGGACATGCGCGGCAAGCGCGTGTCGACCGGGGCGCCGAACTCCGGCACCGAGGTGATCGCCAATCGCATGTTGGAGGCCGCGGGCCTGAGTCCGGCCGACGTGCAGGCGCAGCGCACCGAACTCGGCAAGACCGTCGAGGGCATGAAGGACGGTTCCATCGACGCCATGTTCTGGTCGGGCGGCCTGCCCACCAGCGGTATCACCGACCTGATCGTCAGCAGGCGTGATCAGGTGAAGTTCATCGACGTCACCGACACGCTCGACAGGCTCAAGGAGATCAACCCGATCTATGAACAGGGCGTGATCCCGGCGGCCACCTACCAGACTCCCGCTGACGTGCCCACCGTGGTGGTGCCGAATGTGCTTCTGGTCAAAGACGATATGGACGGTAACACCGCATGTGTGCTGACCAAGGCCCTGTACGAGCACAAGGACGATCTGGTGAAGGCCAACAAGGCGGCCGAGGGCATCGTGCTGGAAACCGCGGGTGAGACGGAACCGGTGCCATTGCATCCCGGTGCCAAAAAGGCCCTCGATGAATTGGGTGCGGCGCGCTGA
- a CDS encoding NAD-dependent epimerase/dehydratase family protein, whose product MRVLLTGAAGFIGSRIAVALQEAGHEVVGLDAMLPAAHRSGAEPPEGCVRVDVRDPDVLAPLLSGVDVVCHQAAVVGAGVNAGDAPSYASHNDLGTAVLLAQMFEAGCTRLVLASSMVVYGQGSYYCVEHGEIDPMPRTRADLDAGVFEHRCPVGAEPLRWQLVGEDAPVRPRSLYAASKAAQEHYALAWAEATGGSVVALRYHNVYGPGMPRDTPYSGVAAIFRSELESGDVPRVFEDGGQMRDFVHVDDVAAANVAAVHAQFGSLDGFHAFNVCSGRPISIMEVAAQLCEVRGAPAPVVTGQYRSGDVRHIVADPARAHEVLGFRAAVDPRDGLREFAFAPLRS is encoded by the coding sequence GTGAGAGTGCTGCTCACCGGTGCGGCCGGGTTCATCGGCAGCCGGATCGCGGTGGCGCTGCAGGAGGCGGGCCACGAGGTGGTCGGCCTCGACGCCATGCTGCCCGCCGCCCATCGCAGCGGGGCCGAGCCGCCGGAGGGTTGTGTGCGCGTCGACGTGCGCGATCCGGATGTGTTGGCGCCGTTGCTGTCCGGGGTCGACGTGGTCTGCCACCAGGCCGCGGTGGTGGGCGCAGGCGTGAACGCAGGCGATGCGCCGTCGTACGCGAGCCACAACGACCTCGGCACCGCGGTACTGCTGGCCCAGATGTTCGAGGCGGGCTGCACGCGTCTGGTGCTGGCGTCGTCCATGGTCGTCTACGGGCAGGGGAGTTATTACTGCGTCGAGCACGGCGAGATCGACCCGATGCCACGTACCCGCGCCGATCTGGATGCCGGGGTGTTCGAACACCGGTGCCCGGTCGGTGCCGAACCGCTGCGCTGGCAGTTGGTCGGTGAGGACGCCCCGGTGCGCCCGCGCAGCCTGTATGCGGCGAGCAAGGCGGCCCAGGAGCACTACGCGCTGGCGTGGGCCGAGGCCACCGGCGGGTCGGTGGTGGCGCTGCGCTATCACAACGTCTACGGTCCGGGCATGCCGCGCGACACCCCGTACTCGGGGGTCGCCGCGATCTTCCGCTCCGAGCTCGAATCCGGTGACGTGCCAAGGGTTTTCGAGGACGGCGGGCAGATGCGCGACTTCGTGCACGTCGACGACGTGGCGGCGGCCAACGTGGCCGCGGTGCACGCTCAGTTCGGGTCGCTCGACGGGTTCCACGCGTTCAACGTGTGCTCGGGCCGGCCGATCTCGATCATGGAGGTGGCCGCCCAGTTGTGCGAGGTGCGCGGCGCGCCCGCGCCGGTGGTCACCGGCCAGTACCGCAGCGGGGACGTCCGCCACATCGTCGCGGACCCCGCGCGGGCTCACGAGGTGCTCGGGTTCCGTGCCGCGGTCGATCCGCGTGACGGCCTGCGCGAGTTCGCGTTCGCACCGCTGCGCAGTTAG
- a CDS encoding response regulator transcription factor, whose translation MSGLQVVVADDDVLLREGLASLLDRSGFDVIGQAADATELLALVREKSPQLAVVDIRMPPTNTTEGLDAAKVIRTDFPDTGILVLSAHVEVEHATELLASGHGIGYLLKSRVTDVSDFVETLERIAKGASVVDPALVSELVSARRRDDPLAALSAREQEVLMLMAEGRSNAGIARRLWVTEGTVEKHVRSILTKLNLTETADDHRRVRAVITYLESR comes from the coding sequence ATGAGTGGGCTGCAAGTCGTCGTCGCCGACGACGACGTTCTACTGCGTGAAGGGCTCGCAAGCCTGCTCGACCGGTCCGGCTTCGACGTCATCGGCCAGGCGGCCGACGCGACCGAACTGCTCGCACTGGTCCGGGAGAAGTCGCCACAACTGGCGGTGGTCGACATCCGGATGCCGCCGACCAACACCACCGAGGGACTCGACGCGGCCAAGGTGATCCGCACCGACTTCCCCGACACCGGCATCCTCGTGCTGTCGGCGCACGTCGAGGTCGAGCACGCGACCGAACTGCTCGCCAGCGGCCACGGCATCGGCTACCTGCTGAAGTCCCGCGTCACCGACGTCTCCGATTTCGTCGAGACCCTCGAGCGCATCGCGAAAGGCGCCTCGGTGGTTGACCCGGCGCTGGTGTCGGAGCTGGTCTCCGCGCGGCGGCGCGACGATCCCCTGGCCGCGCTAAGCGCCCGCGAACAGGAAGTGCTCATGCTGATGGCCGAGGGCCGATCCAACGCCGGTATCGCGCGCCGGTTGTGGGTCACCGAGGGCACCGTCGAAAAGCACGTCCGCAGCATCCTGACCAAGCTGAACCTCACCGAGACCGCCGACGATCACCGCAGGGTGCGCGCGGTGATCACGTACCTGGAGTCACGCTGA
- a CDS encoding S-methyl-5'-thioadenosine phosphorylase: protein MMLGVIGGSGFYTFFGADARAVSVETPYGSPSAPITVGTVGDHEVAFLPRHGVKHEFSPHTVPYRANLWALRSLGVRRVFAPCAVGSLNPDLGPGSIVVPDQLVDRTSGRDDTYFDSGGIHVAFADPYCPALRAAATGLPGVVDGGTMVVIQGPRFSTRAESRWFAGQGFTLVNMTGYPEAVLARELEMCYAAIALVTDLDAGIEVGSGVRAVDVLAEFERNMPPFKKLVYEALEAVEVERSCTHCLAHAGVNLPFELP, encoded by the coding sequence GTGATGCTCGGCGTCATCGGCGGCAGCGGTTTCTACACGTTTTTCGGCGCTGACGCGCGAGCGGTCAGCGTCGAGACCCCGTACGGGTCGCCGAGCGCGCCGATCACGGTGGGCACGGTGGGCGACCACGAGGTGGCGTTCCTTCCGCGGCATGGCGTGAAACACGAGTTCTCGCCGCACACCGTGCCGTACCGCGCCAATCTGTGGGCGCTGCGCTCGCTGGGGGTGCGACGCGTCTTCGCGCCGTGTGCGGTCGGCAGCCTGAATCCGGATCTGGGTCCGGGGTCGATCGTGGTGCCCGATCAGCTGGTGGACCGCACCAGTGGGCGCGACGACACGTATTTCGATTCCGGCGGAATCCATGTCGCGTTCGCCGATCCGTACTGCCCGGCGCTGCGCGCGGCCGCGACAGGTCTGCCCGGCGTGGTCGACGGCGGCACCATGGTGGTGATCCAGGGCCCCCGCTTTTCCACCCGTGCCGAGAGTCGCTGGTTCGCGGGTCAGGGCTTCACGCTGGTGAACATGACCGGCTACCCCGAGGCGGTGCTCGCCCGGGAACTGGAAATGTGTTATGCCGCAATCGCATTGGTCACCGATCTGGATGCCGGTATCGAAGTGGGCTCGGGTGTGCGCGCGGTCGACGTGTTGGCCGAGTTCGAACGGAACATGCCGCCGTTCAAGAAACTTGTTTACGAGGCACTCGAGGCCGTGGAGGTCGAGCGGAGCTGCACGCACTGCCTGGCGCACGCCGGGGTGAACCTGCCCTTCGAGTTGCCGTGA
- a CDS encoding type IV toxin-antitoxin system AbiEi family antitoxin domain-containing protein — protein sequence MPLDEIFAVNGGVATTAQLTAVMTRKVLASLVRSGAIKRVCRGVYCLHTPGSTERLAALDLLNTTPIVACMSTAAAFYGFDTENDNRVHILDPGVRIRSDSNLVVHQRVGAHLRRVRGRLATAPAWTAVEIARTLRRPRALATLDAALHVGACTADELAAAVREQKGRRGIVAVRDLLPHADGRAESPMESEMRLVFLDRGVPDAELQYEIVDHTGKLWRVDFAWPDAKVAAEYDSMQWHANPTAFTHDRIKVARLQECGWTTIAAVADDIRKHPEDLVRHLRRYLDRPARPAIAG from the coding sequence GTGCCTCTCGACGAGATCTTCGCCGTCAACGGCGGAGTGGCCACCACTGCGCAACTGACCGCCGTCATGACCCGCAAGGTGCTGGCCTCGCTGGTGCGCTCAGGTGCGATCAAGCGGGTCTGCCGCGGCGTCTACTGCCTGCACACCCCGGGCAGCACCGAACGCCTGGCCGCGCTCGACCTGCTCAACACCACCCCGATCGTGGCCTGCATGAGCACGGCCGCCGCGTTCTACGGCTTCGACACCGAGAACGACAATCGCGTCCACATCCTGGACCCAGGCGTTCGCATCCGATCCGACAGCAACCTGGTGGTACACCAACGTGTCGGCGCGCACCTGCGACGCGTCCGCGGCCGACTGGCGACGGCACCTGCCTGGACCGCCGTCGAGATCGCCCGCACCCTGCGCCGGCCCCGCGCCCTCGCGACCCTCGACGCGGCACTGCACGTCGGTGCCTGCACCGCCGACGAACTCGCCGCCGCGGTACGCGAGCAGAAAGGACGCCGGGGCATCGTGGCGGTTCGTGATCTGCTGCCCCACGCCGACGGCCGGGCCGAATCTCCGATGGAAAGCGAGATGCGACTCGTCTTCCTCGACCGGGGCGTACCCGATGCCGAGCTCCAGTACGAGATCGTCGACCATACGGGCAAGTTGTGGCGCGTGGACTTCGCGTGGCCGGACGCGAAGGTGGCCGCCGAGTACGACAGCATGCAATGGCACGCCAACCCCACGGCGTTCACACACGATCGGATCAAGGTCGCGCGCCTACAAGAGTGCGGCTGGACGACCATCGCGGCCGTGGCAGACGACATCCGCAAGCACCCGGAGGACCTGGTGCGCCACCTCCGCCGATACCTGGACCGCCCGGCCCGTCCCGCGATCGCGGGCTGA